A single Curtobacterium sp. MCSS17_015 DNA region contains:
- a CDS encoding ABC transporter permease → MSDTTPEHGGATPPSDRSTPPVDATTGLPTDSAAVPAVDDRLQEVAGPPHLMTDSAADSERREGGDGRWSDAMRSIVNGSVLTTVLAVVLALVASGVLIALTDKDVQAAAGYFFARPTDMLRAIGTAVGGSYSSLFQGSVVNFGAPSFASAITPITRSVDYAVPLVVAGLGVAVAFRAGLFNIGGQGQVLIAAAAAGWVGFSFDLPAAVHIPLTILAGIVGGAVWAGIVGVLKARTGANEVVLTIMLNYVALYLLSFMLRTPGLLQAGGSPNPISPATKDSALLPALFGPRFGINVGFIVAILAVVVVWWLLNKSSLGFRFRTIGENPRAARVAGMSVPSLTIWVLVISGGLIGIAGAYQVEGAVTTGFTSGIDAGIGFDAITVALLGRSKPWGTFWAAILFGVLKNGGYAMQAAGGIPIDIVDVIQALIVLFIAAPPLVRAIFRIPQPGARRRTKHSTKRKAVAA, encoded by the coding sequence GTGAGCGACACCACGCCGGAGCACGGCGGCGCCACCCCGCCGTCGGACCGCAGCACGCCCCCCGTCGACGCGACCACGGGCCTCCCGACCGACTCCGCCGCCGTACCGGCCGTCGACGACCGCCTGCAGGAGGTCGCCGGCCCCCCGCACCTGATGACCGACTCGGCGGCCGACAGCGAGCGCCGCGAGGGCGGCGACGGCCGCTGGAGCGACGCGATGCGCAGCATCGTCAACGGCTCCGTCCTCACCACCGTGCTCGCCGTCGTCCTCGCCCTCGTCGCGAGCGGCGTCCTCATCGCCCTGACCGACAAGGACGTCCAGGCCGCGGCCGGGTACTTCTTCGCCCGCCCGACCGACATGCTGCGCGCGATCGGCACTGCGGTCGGCGGCTCGTACTCGTCGCTCTTCCAGGGATCGGTCGTCAACTTCGGCGCCCCGTCGTTCGCGAGTGCGATCACCCCGATCACCCGGTCCGTCGACTACGCGGTGCCGCTGGTGGTCGCCGGTCTCGGCGTCGCCGTGGCGTTCCGCGCCGGCCTGTTCAACATCGGCGGCCAGGGGCAGGTCCTCATCGCCGCCGCGGCAGCGGGCTGGGTCGGCTTCTCGTTCGACCTGCCGGCAGCGGTGCACATCCCGCTCACGATCCTCGCCGGCATCGTCGGCGGAGCGGTCTGGGCCGGCATCGTCGGCGTCCTCAAGGCCCGGACCGGTGCCAACGAGGTCGTCCTGACGATCATGCTCAACTACGTCGCCCTGTACCTGCTCTCCTTCATGCTCCGCACTCCCGGGCTGCTGCAGGCCGGTGGGAGCCCGAACCCGATCTCCCCGGCGACGAAGGACAGCGCCCTGCTGCCGGCGCTCTTCGGACCGCGCTTCGGCATCAACGTCGGCTTCATCGTCGCGATCCTCGCCGTGGTCGTCGTCTGGTGGCTCCTCAACAAGTCCTCGCTCGGCTTCCGCTTCCGGACGATCGGCGAGAACCCCCGCGCCGCACGGGTCGCCGGGATGAGCGTGCCGAGCCTCACCATCTGGGTGCTCGTGATCTCCGGTGGGCTCATCGGCATCGCGGGCGCCTACCAGGTGGAGGGCGCCGTCACGACCGGCTTCACGTCGGGCATCGACGCCGGCATCGGCTTCGACGCCATCACGGTCGCGCTCCTCGGTCGCTCGAAGCCCTGGGGTACCTTCTGGGCGGCGATCCTGTTCGGCGTGCTGAAGAACGGCGGGTACGCCATGCAGGCCGCGGGCGGTATCCCGATCGACATCGTCGATGTCATCCAGGCCCTCATCGTCCTGTTCATCGCGGCCCCGCCGCTCGTCCGCGCGATCTTCCGGATCCCGCAGCCGGGCGCCCGCCGTCGCACCAAGCACAGCACCAAGCGGAAGGCGGTCGCCGCGTGA
- a CDS encoding ABC transporter ATP-binding protein: protein MKLELRGITKRFGTLVANDHISITVEPGEVHCLLGENGAGKSTLMNVLYGMYQADEGEILLDDVVQHFDGPGDAMRSGIGMVHQHFMLVPVFTVAENVMLGQEETAFGGRLDLAGARKRVREISARFGFDVDPDARVGDLPVGVQQRVEIIKALSRDASVLVFDEPTAVLTPQETDELMGIMRQLREAGTAIVFITHKLREVREVADRITVIRLGKVVGEASPTASNSELAALMVGRSVELVVDKAPATPGEAALVVEDLTVTDADGIVLVDDVSFTVRRGEVLAIAGVQGNGQTELTEAIMGLEPVRSGRITLDGREVTGRSVKQILDAGVGFVPEDRKEDGLVGEFTIAENLMLDRADAAEFVRVGTIRAAERDTFADEKIAEFDIRTPGRTTAAGRLSGGNQQKIVLARELSRPLRLFVAAQPTRGIDVGSIEFVHKRIVETRDSGVPVIVVSTELDEVVALADRIAVMYRGAIVGIVPASTPRDVLGLMMAGELPAGTELAA, encoded by the coding sequence ATGAAGCTCGAACTCCGCGGCATCACGAAGCGGTTCGGCACCCTGGTCGCCAACGACCACATCTCGATCACCGTGGAACCGGGCGAGGTGCACTGTCTCCTCGGCGAGAACGGTGCGGGCAAGTCGACCCTCATGAACGTCCTCTACGGCATGTACCAGGCCGACGAGGGCGAGATCCTGCTCGACGACGTCGTCCAGCACTTCGACGGGCCCGGCGACGCCATGCGCTCCGGCATCGGCATGGTGCACCAGCACTTCATGCTCGTCCCGGTCTTCACCGTCGCCGAGAACGTCATGCTCGGGCAGGAGGAGACGGCGTTCGGCGGGCGTCTCGACCTCGCCGGCGCCCGCAAGCGCGTGCGCGAGATCTCCGCGCGGTTCGGCTTCGACGTCGACCCCGACGCGCGGGTCGGTGACCTGCCGGTCGGTGTGCAGCAGCGCGTCGAGATCATCAAGGCGCTGTCCCGTGACGCCTCGGTCCTGGTGTTCGACGAGCCGACGGCCGTCCTCACCCCGCAGGAGACCGACGAGCTGATGGGCATCATGCGCCAGCTCCGCGAAGCCGGCACCGCCATCGTCTTCATCACGCACAAGCTCCGTGAGGTGCGCGAGGTCGCCGACCGCATCACCGTCATCCGCCTCGGCAAGGTCGTCGGAGAGGCATCGCCGACCGCGTCGAACAGCGAGCTGGCCGCGCTCATGGTCGGTCGCAGCGTCGAACTCGTCGTCGACAAGGCGCCGGCGACCCCGGGGGAGGCCGCGCTGGTCGTCGAGGACCTGACGGTCACCGACGCGGACGGCATCGTGCTCGTGGACGACGTGTCCTTCACGGTCCGTCGCGGTGAGGTGCTCGCCATCGCCGGCGTGCAGGGCAACGGCCAGACCGAGCTCACCGAGGCGATCATGGGCCTCGAGCCGGTCCGCTCCGGCCGCATCACGCTCGACGGTCGCGAGGTCACCGGCCGCAGTGTCAAGCAGATCCTCGACGCGGGTGTCGGCTTCGTGCCCGAGGACCGCAAGGAGGACGGGCTGGTCGGGGAGTTCACGATCGCCGAGAACCTCATGCTCGACCGTGCCGATGCCGCCGAGTTCGTCCGCGTCGGCACCATCCGCGCCGCCGAGCGTGACACCTTCGCCGACGAGAAGATCGCCGAGTTCGACATCCGCACGCCCGGACGGACCACGGCCGCCGGGCGGCTCTCCGGCGGCAACCAGCAGAAGATCGTCCTCGCCCGCGAGCTGAGCCGGCCCCTTCGGCTCTTCGTGGCCGCGCAGCCCACGCGCGGCATCGACGTCGGCTCGATCGAGTTCGTGCACAAGCGCATCGTCGAGACCCGTGACAGCGGCGTCCCGGTGATCGTCGTCTCCACCGAGCTCGACGAGGTCGTCGCGCTCGCCGACCGGATCGCCGTGATGTACCGCGGCGCCATCGTCGGGATCGTCCCGGCGTCCACCCCCCGGGACGTCCTCGGACTCATGATGGCGGGCGAACTGCCCGCAGGAACGGAGCTCGCCGCGTGA
- a CDS encoding BMP family ABC transporter substrate-binding protein, with protein sequence MSSRSRRIAMSGLALVGTVAVLAGCASAPSESSSSKKSDFLPCMVSDAGGFDDKSFNQLGYEGMVSAADEIGAQYKKAESKDATVYDSNIQQLVSQNCNLVVTVGFNLAASTKKQAEANPDTDFAIIDDNSIDAENVKPITFDTSQAAFLAGYAAASYSKSGVVGTFGGMQIPTVTIFMDGFADGVEYYNEQKKKDVKVVGWDVASQKGSFTGGFEAGTQAKSVAQSLLDQDADVILPVGGPIYQSAAEAIKDAGNGSVLIGADSDLYEADPRYKDIAFTSIEKGMKPAVKDVVEQAAKGDFAKTPYVGTLENDGVGIAPFHDYESKVDSGLQGELDEIKAGIIDGSIEVETEATVK encoded by the coding sequence GTGTCATCTCGTTCCCGTCGCATCGCCATGAGCGGCCTCGCGCTCGTCGGCACCGTCGCCGTGCTCGCCGGCTGTGCGTCCGCCCCGTCCGAGTCCAGCTCGTCCAAGAAGTCCGACTTCCTGCCCTGCATGGTGTCCGACGCCGGTGGATTCGACGACAAGTCGTTCAACCAGCTCGGCTACGAGGGCATGGTCTCGGCCGCGGACGAGATCGGCGCCCAGTACAAGAAGGCCGAGTCCAAGGACGCCACCGTCTACGACTCGAACATCCAGCAGCTCGTCAGCCAGAACTGCAACCTCGTCGTCACGGTCGGGTTCAACCTCGCCGCCTCGACGAAGAAGCAGGCCGAGGCCAACCCGGACACCGACTTCGCGATCATCGACGACAACTCGATCGACGCCGAGAACGTCAAGCCGATCACCTTCGACACCTCGCAGGCCGCCTTCCTCGCCGGCTACGCGGCCGCGTCCTACTCGAAGTCCGGCGTCGTCGGCACCTTCGGTGGCATGCAGATCCCGACCGTCACCATCTTCATGGACGGCTTCGCGGACGGCGTCGAGTACTACAACGAGCAGAAGAAGAAGGACGTCAAGGTCGTCGGCTGGGACGTCGCGAGCCAGAAGGGCTCCTTCACCGGCGGCTTCGAGGCCGGCACCCAGGCGAAGTCGGTCGCGCAGTCGCTGCTCGACCAGGACGCCGACGTGATCCTGCCGGTCGGCGGGCCGATCTACCAGAGCGCCGCCGAGGCGATCAAGGACGCCGGCAACGGTTCGGTCCTGATCGGCGCGGACAGCGACCTCTACGAGGCCGACCCCCGCTACAAGGACATCGCCTTCACCTCGATCGAGAAGGGCATGAAGCCCGCCGTCAAGGACGTCGTCGAGCAGGCCGCCAAGGGCGACTTCGCGAAGACCCCGTACGTCGGCACGCTCGAGAACGACGGCGTCGGCATCGCGCCGTTCCACGACTACGAGTCCAAGGTCGACTCGGGTCTGCAGGGTGAGCTCGACGAGATCAAGGCCGGCATCATCGACGGCTCGATCGAGGTCGAGACCGAGGCCACCGTCAAGTAG